The DNA segment TACGTGGGCTTGTTTAACGTTGGGGTGGGTGGTGGTGACTTCTTGTCGTCCTGCTTTGCGTCCGTGAGATGCGGCGATGGCCATGCCAGCTTTAGTACGTTCGGAAAGTTGATCGCGTTCGAGTTGAGCGAATGCGGAAATGATAGTGACCATGGCTTGTGCCATGGCGCCGCCAATGTCGCTACTGGGGTCGGTAGCGATGCCATCGCGAAGGGAACGGAATTTGATGCCCCGTGCTTTGAAGCCATCAAGAAGTTCAAGCAGGTGGCGTGTGTTGCGACCGAGTCTGTCTAACTTCCAGACAATGACTTCATCGCCTTGGCTAAGGCGGTCCAACATTTTATCCAGTTCGGGACGGCTGGTTTTGCTTCCACTGATTCCGTGATCGCGGTAGACCCGTTCACACCCAGCAGCTTCAAGATCGCGGTTTTGCAGTTCGGTATCCTGGTCTGCGGTACTCACCCGTGCATATCCAAGACGCGTCATGAAGTGCCTCCCACTTTTCCCATCAAAGGTTGCTTTCTACTCGTATTGAGAATATCAGAATGAGACACATAGTTGAGACTTTTCGAAGCTAACCTAAGATGCGCTGATCCGACAATTTAGGTCGTGAACCATCGCTGTGGGGGAGTGCGCGGTATGTGTCTTGTCAAAGGTTCCATTGATAAGACACCTCTGGTTGAGGATCGGTCGTTGTTTCACCGTATCGAGACTGAGGCTGTTTCCTACTGACCATGATGGTCATCGTTCTGCTCTTCACGAGGCTCACCTGTTGTTTTCGATCATGGTGAATTCGAGCGGGGAGACAGCTGTTGAGAAGATCTCAACGGCGGTGCCATTTAGCGTGTTGGTTAAGAACCAAACGAGCCATTTTCTTCTGATCTGGCCAGTGTTTACCCGAGTGCGTGACATCTTTTGAAAGGCGCCAGCAATTAGTGGAACACAGCCAGAAGTAGCTGGACTTACGCGCTCGTTACGTCCTAAAGCACTTGCAGGTCCTGCCCGACATATATCTTTGGATGGGACGCCACCTAATGATGGTGCTTAGGTAGTTGTGGTCCTGCAGCCAGAGACTCGCTCTAGCCTTTGCCGTGGGAAACTGATTCATGGCTCAAACAGTGGTGGGCAAGGCATATCCAGGGCAACCGTTCGGCAAGGTGTGGTCTTTGTGCCGAAACACGGAGAGTGAACGGATGATACTCAGATCAGGTGGAGGGTTTTCGTGTTGAAGCAGACTTGGAAACGGTTCTTGGTGTGGACGAAATCGAGCGTGGCAGGACAGAGGTTGCTGTTGGCCGCGAAAACATCACTGGCTGTGGGTGTGGCATGGTTTTTGGCCCGTTACATGCCCGGAGTGGCTGATAAATATCCGTATTACGCTCCGCTGGGTGCTTTGGTTAGCATGTATCCGACGTTGATGGGGTCGGTGCGTGCAGGAGTGCAAACGTTGGCGGGGCTTGTTTTAGGCATTGTGCTAGCTGCGGGGGTTCTTCTAGCAGGTACTCCGAATATTCTCAGTATTTCCTTAGCGGTAGGGCTGGGTGTTTTGGTAGCAGGTCACCCTCGTTTGGGCGCGGGCAAAGAGTATGTGCCCGTGGCTGTTCTCTTCGTTTTGATCGTTGGTGGGCAGGATGCCGATTCATACTCGATTGGGTACGCGCTGCAGATGGGGCTGGGCGTCACCGTCGGATTGATCGTGAATCTGCTGATCTTCCCGCCTTTGGCTATAGATGCCGCCCGATTGCGGGTTTCTCGCGGTAGGAACCTGCTGGCCGGTCAACTAGAGGACATCGCGCGTGCTTTGGTAGAGAATTGGCCGCCGGAACATGAAGATTGGTCCCAACGCGCAGGGCTTATCAACACCACTGTGAGCGAGATTCGGGGTGCGGCGTATCATGCGGATGAAAGCCGTAAGGGTAACCCCCGTGCGTACCTGCATTCCCGTCACCAACTTGTCACTGAGAGCTTTGAAGACCTGAGTACTTTGGAAGCCATCGCCTTTAATATTCGGGATATTACAGAGGTGCTCACTACTGTGATTTGGGGCAACGGCTCTAACAATCGGCTTGATCCAAAGACTTGCAAGCCCCTGAGCGAGTGTCTGCAATCGGTGGCATCTCTAATGGTTTCTTGGGATGAGGGCACGGCCGAGCAGGAAAGCTTTGATCAAGCTCGGGAGGCACTTAATCTGCTCGATTCTGAACTGAAACGCTCCGCGCGTCAAGAGGAACTATCGCTGACCCCAGGGGCAGCGGTAGCTTTCGATTGCGAGCGGATCTTAAACTCCCTGCACCAACGCATTATGAAAGATACGACAGAAGAGTCGGTTTAGAAGGAAAGATTCATAGCACTCACCGTCCCTGAAGTTTTCTTTTTATCTTTCGTCCCACGGTGGTTACCGCACGGTCAGCGTCCGAGTTGCGCCTGGCTGTTTCGAAGCGAGGTGTGTACTTCTTCGGGCAGTGTCTCGATGGGGACGAGGACTATGTCGTGCACTTTCCAGTCAATCTGGAGGCAATTTTTACGGGCTTCAGCGAGTTGAGCAAGAGTAGGAGCGTGGCCATTACGCGGAACGATAAATGACTCGATATGGAACACGTGTCCTTGGTCCCGTATTCGCGACCCAACCTCGTCAACCCAAAGTAGCTCTTGTAGATATGCGTTAATGTGATCGATGACTGGGTGGGTTTTGTCATCATCAAAAGTGGTCGCTGTAGTGTCGATGAGGTCTGTGATTGCCGCACGCATGTTCTTGATTCCATCCCACAGAATACTTGTGGCGATGAAGAGCGCCGCAGCAGCATCTGCCCACCAGAATCCTAAACCGATTCCTGCTACACCAACGATCGATCCAGCCGCAGTCATCCAGTCGGCCTTATTCATGTCAGCATCTGCGTACAGTACCTTGTCATGAAGTTCTCGTGCCAGGCGCATCTTTACGCGCCCGAAGTAGATCGGCAGAGGAATG comes from the Arthrobacter sp. TMP15 genome and includes:
- a CDS encoding aromatic acid exporter family protein, with product MLKQTWKRFLVWTKSSVAGQRLLLAAKTSLAVGVAWFLARYMPGVADKYPYYAPLGALVSMYPTLMGSVRAGVQTLAGLVLGIVLAAGVLLAGTPNILSISLAVGLGVLVAGHPRLGAGKEYVPVAVLFVLIVGGQDADSYSIGYALQMGLGVTVGLIVNLLIFPPLAIDAARLRVSRGRNLLAGQLEDIARALVENWPPEHEDWSQRAGLINTTVSEIRGAAYHADESRKGNPRAYLHSRHQLVTESFEDLSTLEAIAFNIRDITEVLTTVIWGNGSNNRLDPKTCKPLSECLQSVASLMVSWDEGTAEQESFDQAREALNLLDSELKRSARQEELSLTPGAAVAFDCERILNSLHQRIMKDTTEESV
- a CDS encoding recombinase family protein — protein: MTRLGYARVSTADQDTELQNRDLEAAGCERVYRDHGISGSKTSRPELDKMLDRLSQGDEVIVWKLDRLGRNTRHLLELLDGFKARGIKFRSLRDGIATDPSSDIGGAMAQAMVTIISAFAQLERDQLSERTKAGMAIAASHGRKAGRQEVTTTHPNVKQAHVLKKQGLKPADIGKIIGTSRATVYRYLAMEPGTQQHHTGFRGND
- a CDS encoding cation transporter, giving the protein MTRRFGRTELSESQVLTLRAAIRIEWFSLAFLAVAITTVYLVMGNSQAMKAAWIEDLLSLAPPIAFLMAIRIINRPPTKKYPYGLHRAVGVAHLVSGVALFSMGVFLIVDSATALINVEHPPIGSIVLFGEPIWLGWLMMFVMALTIPLPIYFGRVKMRLARELHDKVLYADADMNKADWMTAAGSIVGVAGIGLGFWWADAAAALFIATSILWDGIKNMRAAITDLIDTTATTFDDDKTHPVIDHINAYLQELLWVDEVGSRIRDQGHVFHIESFIVPRNGHAPTLAQLAEARKNCLQIDWKVHDIVLVPIETLPEEVHTSLRNSQAQLGR